In Anoplopoma fimbria isolate UVic2021 breed Golden Eagle Sablefish chromosome 12, Afim_UVic_2022, whole genome shotgun sequence, one DNA window encodes the following:
- the hipk1a gene encoding homeodomain-interacting protein kinase 1, with translation MASQLQVFSSPSVSSSAYSRSKRLKVENTTWDVSNQLGDNAYYQQSPTQGAAPSTSGSTFNAVYNSNQVPPPTASSREQTVVRAADSTGSVRGPPSSSSSSSSSSRRVKDAESSSQPCDLYHKQYSLKRKSEEVDSSDSVQILEELSAPVVSNRTGGGGGTTTAQSIAHSTSTTKSSNSHSEGDYQLVQHEILCSMSNSYEVLEFLGRGTFGQVAKCWKRGTNEIVAIKILKNHPSYARQGQIEVSILSRLSTENADEFNFVRSYECFQHKNHTCLVFEMLEQNLYDFLKHSKFSPLLLKCIRPILQQVATALMKLKSLGLIHADLKPENIMLVDPLRQPYRVKVIDFGSASHVSKAVCSTYLQSRYYRAPEIILGLPFCEAIDMWSLGCVIAELFLGWPLYPGASEYDQIRYISQTQGLPAEYLLSAGTKTSRFFNRGPDSSYPLWRLKTPSEHEAEMGIKSKEARKYIFNCLDDMMQVNMTSLEGTDILAEKADRREFIDLLKKMLTLDADKRITPMKTLNHPFVTMTHLLHFPHSSHVKSCFQNMDICKRRCSAFENNKNMFASNNTPSAATNLTVTFSSQLNQHNQMASTGGQSLSLSSNVPLLNYQPGLYQQATINIPGLTQQGVPLQTRPTQLCAQTEPFQQTLIVCPPTIQGLQTSNKPSGYPVRMDNSVPLVPQNQSSQSLHIQPGMLAQQGWPAGTQQILIPSTWQQMPGMAFHNPGQAVVPESPMGGQIPDSQQASGWRGRHGSQYDGVSQQESGVGRHAASQGQNSGAAHSRSQQGKRSKARHAESKARPVSSATTVVHNTSAFAGDQSQPIVISDTPSPAVSIITIHSDSEDDDDRKFPAACSGTSQRTNVISCVTVHDSHDSDSSNSSPLSAKTTSQPTKSLAVIMPSVKSQPGESTTRKSPAAPDQATSGSGKSKKGSTQQSSRTGDSNNDRHQRAASSRSQPLNLSQVQQSVMSSSHDQTGSSSSLRRQPTYPPPVSSHSSYRLHENTLFSSTPNLYAYPASAALASVSQAVDQMQGGSSRHGRASGAYPSLALLQKNGSLALGGSAPGQYGIHHHQQQQQQQQQLGGQPFHHAATFQRKLNQFPFL, from the exons ATGGCGTCTCAGCTCCAGGtgttctcctctccctccgtGTCCTCCAGTGCCTACTCTCGCTCAAAGAGGCTCAAAGTTGAGAACACTACCTGGGATGTGTCCAACCAGCTGGGAGACAATGCTTACTACCAGCAGAGCCCCACCCAGGGAGCTGCACCCTCCACTTCAGGCTCCACCTTCAACGCAGTGTACAACTCCAACCAGGTGCCTCCACCGACAGCCAGCTCCAGGGAGCAGACGGTGGTGCGTGCGGCGGACAGCACGGGCAGCGTTCGTGgacctccatcctcctcttcctcatcctcctcttctagCCGTCGTGTCAAGGATGCAGAGTCCTCCTCCCAGCCCTGCGACCTCTACCACAAGCAGTACAGCCTGAAGCGGAAGAGCGAGGAGGTGGACAGCAGCGACAGCGTCCAGATACTGGAGGAGCTTTCAGCCCCCGTGGTCTCAAACCGCACCGGTGGTGGAGGGGGAACCACCACAGCTCAGTCTATAGCACATTCCACTTCTACCACAAAGAGTAGCAACTCCCACAGCGAGGGAGACTACCAGCTGGTCCAGCATGAGATTCTGTGCTCGATGTCCAACAGCTACGAGGTGCTCGAGTTTCTGGGACGCGGCACCTTTGGCCAGGTGGCAAAATGCTGGAAGCGGGGAACAAACGAGATAGTGGCAATTAAAATCTTAAAGAACCATCCCTCTTATGCTCGGCAAGGTCAAATTGAA GTGAGCATCCTAAGCAGGCTGAGCACAGAGAATGCAGATGAGTTCAACTTTGTCCGCTCATACGAGTGTTTCCAGCACAAGAACCACACCTGCCTCGTGTTTGAGATGCTGGAGCAGAACCTTTACGACTTCTTGAAGCACAGCAAGTTCAGTCCGCTGCTGCTCAAATGCATACGGCCGATTCTGCAGCAGGTCGCCACGGCACTGATGAAGCTGAAGAGCCTGGGTTTGATCCACGCCGACCTGAAGCCTGAAAACATCATGTTGGTAGACCCTCTGAGGCAGCCGTACAGAGTGAAAGTCATTGATTTTGGCTCCGCCAGCCACGTGTCCAAAGCGGTTTGCTCCACCTACCTGCAATCACGATACTACAG AGCTCCAGAGATCATTCTGGGCCTTCCTTTCTGTGAGGCGATCGACATGTGGTCATTGGGATGTGTCATTGCTGAGCTGTTTCTGGGGTGGCCCCTTTATCCCGGTGCCTCAGAGTATGATCAG ATTCGTTACATTTCCCAGACCCAGGGCCTTCCTGCAGAGTACCTGCTGAGTGCAGGAACCAAGACTAGCCGCTTTTTTAACAGAGGCCCCGACTCGAGCTACCCCCTCTGGAGACTCAAA aCACCTTCAGAGCACGAGGCAGAGATGGGCATCAAGTCAAAAGAGGCCAGGAAATACATCTTCAACTGTCTAGATGATATGATGCAG GTGAACATGACAAGCCTGGAGGGGACTGACATCTTGGCAGAGAAGGCTGACCGGCGGGAGTTCATAGACCTGCTAAAAAAGATGCTGACGCTAGACGCAGACAAACGGATCACGCCCATGAAGACGCTGAACCACCCCTTTGTTACCATGACGCACCTGCTGCACTTCCCTCACAGCTCGCA TGTGAAGTCCTGCTTCCAAAATATGGATATATGCAAACGCAGATGCAGCGCCTTTgagaataacaaaaatatgtttgccAGCAACAATACCCCAAGTGCAGCCACCAACCTCACTGTCACCTTCAGTAGCCAACTAAACCAGCACAATCAG ATGGCGTCAACAGGAGGCCAGTCCCTGTCCCTCAGCAGTAATGTCCCGTTGCTGAACTACCAGCCTGGCCTCTACCAGCAGGCCACCATAAACATCCCTGGCCTCACCCAGCAGGGCGTACCGCTGCAGACCAGACCCACGCAGCTCTGTGCACAGACTGAGCCCTTCCAGCAAACACTCATAGTTTGCCCTCCCACCATCCAGG GTCTTCAGACATCCAATAAGCCCTCTGGTTATCCAGTGAGGATGGACAACTCTGTACCCTTAGTTCCTCAGAACCAGTCGTCCCAGTCTCTTCACATCCAGCCCGGCATGCTTGCCCAG CAGGGCTGGCCAGCAGGCACACAGCAGATCCTCATCCCTTCCACATGGCAGCAGATGCCAGGCATGGCCTTTCACAACCCTGGGCAGGCCGTGGTGCCTGAGTCACCCATGGGAGGCCAGATACCCGACAGTCAACAAGCTTCTGGCTGGAG GGGTCGTCATGGTAGCCAATATGATGGCGTCAGCCAGCAGGAATCTGGTGTTGGCCGTCACGCTGCCTCCCAAGGCCAAAACTCAGGGGCGGCTCACTCAAGATCCCAACAGGGAAAGAGGTCAAAGGCTCGACATGCAGAGAGCAAAGCCAG GCCGGTGTCGTCGGCCACCACTGTAGTCCACAACACTTCTGCGTTTGCTGGCGACCAGTCTCAGCCCATCGTCATCTCGGACACACCTAGCCCTGCTGTCAGCATCATCACCATCCACAGCGACTCAGAAGACGACGATGACAGGAAGTTCCCTGCTGCCTG CTCCGGAACAAGCCAGAGGACCAACGTGATCAGCTGTGTGACGGTGCACGACTCCCATGACTCCGACTCCTCCAACAGCAGCCCCCTGAGCGCCAAGACGACCTCACAGCCCACCAAGTCCTTGGCCGTCATAATGCCCTCTGTGAAGAGCCAGCCGGGGGAGAGCACCACCCGCAAATCCCCGGCAGCTCCAG ATCAGGCTACGAGTGGCTCTGGAAAATCCAAGAAAGGGTCGACTCAGCAGTCCAGTCGGACAGGAGATTCCAACAACGACCGCCATCAACGGGCCGCATCCAGCAGATCTCAGCCTCTCAACCTGAGTCAG GTACAGCAGTCTGTGATGTCATCCTCCCACgatcaaacaggaagtagtAGTTCCCTAAGGAGGCAGCCCACGTACCCCCCTCCCGTCTCCTCCCACTCATCCTACCGGCTCCACGAGAACACCCTCTTCAGCTCAACCCCGAACCTGTACGCCTACCCGGCTTCTGCCGCCCTGGCCTCTGTGTCCCAAGCTGTGGACCAGATGCAAGGTGGCTCATCCCGCCACGGCAGGGCGAGCGGAGCTTACCCTTCTCTGGCGCTGCTCCAAAAGAACGGCAGTCTGGCCCTGGGAGGGTCTGCTCCGGGACAGTACGgcatccaccaccaccaacagcagcaacaacagcagcagcagctgggaggGCAGCCTTTCCACCACGCCGCTACTTTCCAGCGAAAACTCAACCAGTTTCCCTTCCTGTAA